The proteins below are encoded in one region of Streptomyces marianii:
- a CDS encoding sigma factor-like helix-turn-helix DNA-binding protein, translating to MRNDLTAPGPLLAAPPERERTILTLRFVHDMSRSRIGAEPGISQTHVSRLLRRAPSRLCTEPTRD from the coding sequence GTGAGGAATGACCTGACGGCGCCCGGTCCGCTCCTGGCGGCGCCGCCCGAGCGCGAACGGACGATCCTCACCCTGCGGTTCGTCCATGACATGAGCCGGTCCCGGATCGGCGCCGAGCCGGGGATCTCCCAGACGCACGTGTCCCGATTGCTGCGGCGCGCGCCGTCCCGGCTGTGCACGGAGCCGACGCGGGACTGA
- a CDS encoding GAF domain-containing protein, whose translation MLEEPPSIVHDVSVAAAVGRRTLPQRLCAAFAQALGAQRAALSLLPRVEHWRLLHATDEPALRGEATQFTLGGGPSVSAALRMRPVHVRDVRGEPCRAGSPLHEGLADVRQMLALPLHVQRAPVGVICLYYTVRAEVTDAHIAEGQHAAGLALDALLRWRPVHGSDECDCPVWTTDTRAARWERIHRAAGYLAAREDCPVAEALSMLQAAGARDGLSLLDVSDALLQPRDALAHDVPVPRADGPVPAVSGPGARAAVP comes from the coding sequence ATGCTGGAGGAACCACCGTCGATCGTCCATGACGTCTCGGTCGCCGCGGCAGTCGGCCGCCGAACCCTGCCGCAGCGGTTGTGCGCCGCCTTCGCCCAGGCGCTGGGCGCCCAGCGGGCGGCCCTGTCGCTCCTGCCCCGCGTGGAGCACTGGAGGCTGCTCCACGCCACCGACGAACCGGCCCTTCGCGGCGAGGCGACGCAGTTCACCCTGGGCGGTGGGCCGTCCGTCAGCGCAGCCCTGCGCATGCGGCCGGTCCACGTCCGGGACGTGCGCGGCGAGCCGTGCCGCGCGGGATCGCCGCTCCACGAGGGGCTCGCCGACGTCCGCCAGATGCTGGCGCTCCCGCTGCACGTCCAGCGTGCGCCGGTCGGCGTGATCTGCCTGTACTACACCGTCCGCGCCGAAGTGACGGACGCTCATATCGCCGAGGGGCAGCACGCGGCGGGCCTCGCGCTCGACGCGCTGCTGCGCTGGCGTCCCGTGCACGGCAGCGACGAGTGCGACTGCCCGGTCTGGACCACCGACACCCGGGCGGCCCGCTGGGAGCGCATCCACCGGGCGGCCGGGTATCTCGCGGCTCGCGAGGACTGTCCCGTCGCCGAAGCGCTGTCGATGCTCCAGGCCGCCGGCGCGAGGGACGGACTCTCCCTGCTCGACGTCTCCGACGCGCTGCTCCAGCCCCGGGACGCCCTCGCGCACGACGTGCCCGTGCCCCGCGCGGACGGGCCGGTGCCGGCGGTCTCCGGTCCCGGGGCGCGCGCGGCGGTTCCGTAG
- a CDS encoding DUF2267 domain-containing protein, with the protein MKSRLEALLDQVRERGRYVRRQEAARAVESVLDVLGAHLVGDDRSDLARLLPHQCGPLLTGGPPSSEPLTPRGFVAAVAARDHGDFGEARRAVTAVLGIVAEVADDALLRRILTQLPPGHAGLFGRTEPV; encoded by the coding sequence ATGAAGAGCCGATTGGAAGCATTGCTGGACCAGGTACGGGAACGGGGCCGCTACGTCAGGCGGCAGGAGGCGGCCAGGGCCGTCGAGAGCGTCCTGGACGTCCTGGGTGCCCATCTCGTGGGCGACGACCGCAGCGATCTCGCCCGGCTGCTGCCCCACCAGTGCGGCCCGCTGCTGACGGGCGGCCCGCCCTCCAGCGAACCCCTCACCCCGCGCGGCTTCGTCGCAGCGGTCGCGGCCCGCGACCACGGCGACTTCGGCGAGGCACGGCGCGCCGTCACGGCCGTGCTCGGCATCGTCGCCGAGGTGGCGGACGACGCCCTGCTGCGCCGCATTCTGACCCAACTCCCCCCGGGCCACGCGGGGTTGTTCGGCCGTACGGAGCCGGTATGA
- a CDS encoding RNA polymerase sigma factor SigF — protein sequence MAAVTAVTTAAPEKTSAAGAIGITHIADPSKVAPQDARDLSRQFFARLAQLEEGTHEYQYVRNTLIEMNLSLVRYAAGRFRSRGADEMEDIVQVGTIGLIKAIDRFDLSREVEFTTFAVPCIVGEIKRFFRDTSWAVHVPRRLQEARVELAKATEELRSRLGRTPTVRELSELMSLPEEDVIEARKASNAYNSASLDAALTGDNTQDSEAALADFIGEEEAALELIEDFHSLAPLIAELEERDRRILHLRFVEELTQAQIGEQLGISQMHVSRLLTRIIKRLRAGLLETGTG from the coding sequence ATGGCAGCCGTGACCGCAGTGACAACCGCGGCACCGGAGAAGACGTCGGCGGCCGGGGCGATCGGCATCACGCACATCGCGGACCCGTCCAAGGTGGCTCCCCAGGACGCACGCGACCTCTCCCGTCAGTTCTTCGCCCGGCTGGCACAGCTCGAGGAGGGCACGCACGAGTACCAGTACGTGCGCAACACCCTCATCGAGATGAACCTGTCGCTGGTCAGGTACGCGGCGGGTCGCTTCCGCAGCCGGGGCGCGGACGAGATGGAGGACATCGTCCAGGTCGGCACGATCGGTCTGATCAAGGCCATCGACCGGTTCGACCTGTCCCGCGAGGTGGAGTTCACCACCTTCGCCGTGCCCTGCATCGTCGGTGAGATCAAGCGCTTCTTCCGGGACACCAGCTGGGCCGTGCACGTCCCCCGGCGGCTCCAGGAGGCCCGCGTCGAGCTGGCCAAGGCCACCGAGGAGCTGCGGAGCCGGCTCGGCCGGACCCCCACGGTGAGGGAGCTCTCCGAGCTGATGTCGCTCCCGGAGGAGGACGTCATCGAGGCCCGCAAGGCCTCCAACGCCTACAACTCCGCCTCCCTGGACGCCGCCCTCACGGGCGACAACACGCAGGACAGCGAGGCGGCCCTGGCCGACTTCATCGGCGAGGAGGAGGCGGCGCTCGAGCTCATCGAGGACTTCCACTCCCTAGCCCCCCTGATCGCCGAGCTTGAGGAGCGCGACCGCCGGATCCTGCACCTCCGCTTCGTGGAGGAGCTGACACAGGCCCAGATCGGCGAACAGCTGGGCATCTCCCAGATGCATGTCTCACGGCTGCTCACCCGCATCATCAAGCGGCTCCGTGCAGGTCTGCTGGAGACCGGCACCGGCTGA
- a CDS encoding STAS domain-containing protein has protein sequence MDASSEDRPRGDVGFRQDGEGPVGVQYAAGGAWVIAARGDLDLTSLPPLDAALTAASAEHSQVILDVSGVTFGDSAFLNLMLRVHQNADLRVARPQPQLRRLLEITGADQVLDVRDDLDAVPRP, from the coding sequence ATGGACGCGAGCAGCGAAGACCGGCCCCGCGGCGACGTCGGGTTCCGGCAGGACGGAGAGGGTCCGGTGGGCGTCCAGTACGCGGCCGGAGGTGCCTGGGTGATCGCCGCCAGAGGCGATCTGGACCTGACCAGCCTTCCGCCGCTGGACGCCGCGCTGACCGCCGCGTCCGCGGAGCACTCCCAGGTGATCCTGGACGTCTCCGGCGTCACCTTCGGCGACTCGGCCTTCCTGAACCTGATGCTGCGGGTCCATCAGAACGCGGACCTGCGCGTCGCGAGGCCGCAGCCCCAGCTGCGGCGGCTTCTGGAGATCACGGGGGCCGACCAGGTCCTGGACGTCAGGGACGACCTGGACGCCGTGCCCCGTCCCTGA